Proteins encoded together in one Bacillota bacterium window:
- a CDS encoding DUF4910 domain-containing protein has translation MTGVLPGSDLSDQEVLVVAHLCHPRPGTNDNASGCGLGMEIARAISTLVGSRVLSRPRRSIRFLFVPEMYGTVSYIDAHPEWPKSVVAGINLDMVGEDQASTGSCFIVTSTPWSCPSAVNDIAEYYTRRFFDKKIGFDPASPVPIRRYRISGYAGGSDHYILVDPTVGIPTVFLGHWPDRFYHSNMDSIDKTDPEEFRLVGLVAASYVLDIASFDKERARFVLSLVESGARARLWSAAQMIAEHIGANDNGWIGFLVEREEAALRSILDLVSSAEIPSDLESDLNQACESLRREAEYVKEKIGRLSCSMGKRDTGGTGDVSMRMVGQQPPVTLTASVIPVRHFRAPLDMSCFWRQISPERTDFYKRRDREDSLFLSKLFEFVNLMDSRRTLSEIIRRVAAEFGEFKEDDASRFLDDLASLGLADLLSTE, from the coding sequence GTGACGGGGGTTTTACCTGGATCCGATCTCTCAGATCAGGAAGTTCTTGTTGTAGCGCACCTTTGTCACCCAAGGCCAGGAACAAACGATAATGCCAGCGGCTGTGGCCTCGGCATGGAAATCGCTAGAGCTATTTCCACTCTTGTGGGAAGTAGGGTCCTTTCGAGACCCAGGAGATCTATAAGATTTCTCTTTGTTCCGGAAATGTACGGCACCGTCTCGTATATTGATGCTCACCCCGAGTGGCCCAAATCAGTCGTTGCAGGGATCAACCTGGATATGGTGGGGGAAGACCAGGCCTCCACTGGGTCGTGCTTCATAGTAACTTCGACGCCGTGGAGTTGCCCTTCGGCTGTAAATGATATAGCGGAATACTATACACGCAGGTTTTTTGACAAAAAGATCGGGTTTGACCCCGCATCTCCCGTACCTATACGACGTTACCGCATCTCTGGCTACGCCGGGGGATCAGACCACTACATACTTGTCGACCCGACAGTAGGGATTCCAACGGTTTTCCTCGGGCACTGGCCGGATAGGTTCTATCATTCCAACATGGACAGCATAGATAAAACAGACCCAGAGGAATTTAGACTGGTGGGCCTGGTGGCGGCTTCATATGTTCTCGATATAGCAAGTTTTGACAAAGAGCGGGCAAGGTTTGTGCTATCCCTCGTAGAGTCAGGTGCAAGGGCAAGGCTCTGGTCAGCCGCGCAGATGATAGCGGAACATATCGGCGCAAATGACAACGGATGGATCGGTTTTCTCGTGGAACGCGAGGAAGCAGCCTTACGATCAATTTTGGACCTAGTTTCCAGCGCGGAAATCCCCTCTGACTTGGAATCTGATTTGAACCAGGCTTGCGAGAGTCTTCGCCGCGAGGCCGAATATGTGAAGGAAAAGATCGGACGGCTATCATGCTCAATGGGCAAGAGAGATACCGGCGGTACTGGAGACGTATCTATGCGCATGGTGGGGCAACAGCCCCCAGTGACATTGACGGCCTCTGTGATCCCTGTGAGACATTTTCGCGCTCCCCTTGACATGAGCTGTTTCTGGCGGCAGATCAGTCCTGAAAGGACCGACTTCTACAAAAGGAGGGATAGGGAGGATTCTCTCTTTTTGTCAAAACTCTTTGAATTCGTCAATCTGATGGATT